The Aspergillus flavus chromosome 6, complete sequence nucleotide sequence GTCCGATAACTCCGTCATCGCGCCTCCgagaaaaccaaaagaatTTCCCGCGAACAAGTCATTCATCACCTCTACCACTTATCGACCTCCCATATCAGGAAGTGACTCCTGATTTCCTCATATCCGTCTGGTGGTACGACTGTACTCTCCAAGCCCTGAAGAGGTGCTATCCGACCTTCATTTCCCGCGGAAAGTGTGACTTTCCTCTCAACGCCACATCCGGTTGCGGTGTTCATGGTGCTCTAACACCTTGTGAATAACTTCTTGGAATTGATATTGCCTTTCTGTTATCCTTGTCCCGATAAATTCTTGGTCGATCGTACTGTGATTGACAATCGATTTTCTTCACTATTTAAAACCCCGAGTTTTAAACGTCCGGGTTAGCAGCTTGAAGCGCGAAAGCCGAAGACAAATACGTTCTTAGGTTCTACCGAACACTATCCTGTTGAGCTTgcgattttcttttctctgctcGCTACTGTTGTTCTACGTACATCTTAGTTGTTGTGATTTTTTCTCTACTCTTAGCGCTATAAAGCTAGTCATCATGTCTGTACCGGCATTACAGCGTGACACTGCCTTCCAGGTGCGATCCTTGGTATGTACTCTAGAAATATTCCCCTGTTGTGGTGGGATTGGACTGACCCTCGATTGAATTTGGGTATAGTTTCGCTCCTTGCTCCGTCAGTCGTCTCAGTTCTCCAATTATAACTTCCGCGAGTACGCTCGCCGGCGGACGAGGGATGCTTTCCGTGAACACCAACGCGAGACGGAAGACAGGAGGATACAAGAGTTGATCCAGGATGGTTTACAGAACTTGCGGATGATGAAGGTCAGTAATGGATATCTTGCAACCACGTTCTGATACCCCACCGGTTCTTGCAATACGGCTTTCTACTCCGGGATCGCTGACATATATTTTAGAGACAAACCGTCATCAGTCAGTTCTATCAAATGGACAAGCTGGTTGTTGAAGGTCAGAAGACGGTTAGTAGAGCCTATTGATGCATCACCAGTAGCCCACCGGACATGGAGCTCATTGACTTCTACAGGGAAAGCAAACTGGAAAGGAAGGGGATATTGTTCGTCAGAAAGATACTGGGTA carries:
- a CDS encoding iron-sulfur cluster biosynthesis protein Isd11; this encodes MSVPALQRDTAFQVRSLFRSLLRQSSQFSNYNFREYARRRTRDAFREHQRETEDRRIQELIQDGLQNLRMMKRQTVISQFYQMDKLVVEGQKTGKQTGKEGDIVRQKDTGWD